Within Thermodesulfobacteriota bacterium, the genomic segment TCGCATCCGGCTCATACCCCTTAATGCTGAACCCCAGCGGCCGCCTCGCCTCTACGCCGTTTTCCAGCAGACCGTAATTCTGGCCCTCCCCTCCGCCGAACACGTCGTTCCCCGCCCAGGCGAGCGTGTTGCCCAGGCTGAACGTAAACTGCTCCCAGAACATCTGGTAAAGACTCGTCAGCCCCGCCGCCCACACGTACAGCAGCGAATCGTCCACCTTGAGCCCCCTCGGCGACGACTTGTCGTAAACCTGCCACGCGAGCCCGGCGTTCACGAACGGCTTCAGCGTCCAGTTATCGACCACCCTGTAATGAAGGCTCACGCCGGGAATAACGCTCATCACGTCCTGGTCGACCTTGATCCTCGTCCCGTCCGGCGTGTGGCTCCTGAACCGGAACCTCCCATAGAACACGGGGGCGTTCACCACGAGGTCGAGCTTGTCGTTGTCCAGGAATTTGCTGAAGGTGTATTGGAGAGGAATGCTGTAGACCTGCACGTTAAGCCCGCCGACGTCGTACGACCCGAATCCGAGCTCGAATGCGTAGATGAAGTTCACGGCCACATTGGTATTAACCTTCTGCGCGCGTGCGGCGGGGGCGATGAACAGTGCGGCAAGCAGGATCAATAAACCTAACCGGGGGAGCTTCATCAATAGCAAATTAAATACGCTTTTTCAAACGAATTCAAGATGCGCCGGATAAATATCTCACCAGGCCGCACCGGCGCCTGTCATTTCGAACAACGATTCTTCCGAGCAAGCGAGGAATCACCTCACTTCTGTCATTCCTGCGCAGGCAGGATAACAGATTAAAAGACTGGATTCCCGATACAGGCCTTGATACTAAAGAAGGCAGGGGCCTGAGCAGTACTGGATAAACGCTTCCGCTTCAAGGTTGGGGCATCCAATTCCTCGCTTGCTCGGAATCGTTGGGAATGACAGAATAGGTTTTTCAGTTGAGCATAATATTGCAAGCCGTGTAAACGGCGCAGCAATACATTCCCGGGCCGGCGGGCCACGCCCGCAGACAATCGAAGTGGCAGCGCTCGGCTATTACCACCCGACGCGCTTCCGGTGATCTCGGCACCTCCCGCGCTATGCCGAAAACGACACTACGTGTCCCCGCCACGCGTGCAGGAATTCGACGTAGCCGACCTGGAAATTCATAGCAACGCCCGGTCGTCTGTTCCAATTAATCACCAGCCTTGCCCCGCCGAAGACATCGAGTGCATGAGCGTTAAAAATCCGACCTACCTTACTCTTCCCTCCCCCCTCCCAGGGGGAGGGTCAGGGTGGGGGTATAGTATTTGGAGTATTTGGAGGATTTAGCGAAGGAACGATGATTTTGCACGCCACGCGTGCTGGATTCCGAAGTAGCAGCAGTCCTGCTATTACCACCTGACGCGCTTCAGGTGGTTTCGGCACCTCCTGCGTTATGCCGAAAAAGACACTACGTGTCCGGCCCGGCGGACTGTGTCCGCTGACATTCGAAGTAGCAGCACTCCGCCATTTCACCAGCCGCGCTTCAGGTGGTCTTAGCAACTTCGGTGCTACGCCGTAAATCACACATGCGTGTGTGGTCAGGCAAAAGTAGAAAACACTTGCACCATATTTACCAGTTAAGCACCGAACTTCCCCTTCAGCTACTGGAGACCCTCAGCAGTAAACAATCGAAGTAGCAGCGCTCTCCCATTGCCATCTGCCGCATTTCACGTGGTTTCAGCAACTTCGGTGCTACGCCGAAAATCACACGTACGTGTGTGGTCAAGCAAAAGTAGAAACCCTTTCTCCTCACTTACCACCCAACTCAGAACGCCCCCCGCAAGGCCGTCAATCGTGCAGCTTCCACCAGAGCTTTCGCAGTTGCAGTTGATCCTTTGCCTTCTCCGTTCAAGGGTTCGTAAAGGCAGTGAACTCGAATTTGATTGAAGAGCACCCCTATACCCTCATCCCAATCCATCATATTGCAAGCTGCCGCCTGTCGCGGCAAAGGCCACACCGCAGCCCGAAAACTCGATCCGGAATCCCGCTTTAAAAAAATGCACCGCACTAGGAGGTTACGATGAGATTGATCCCGATCACCATCAGGATAAGCAGAATAGCTATGCGGAACCTGTCGTCCGACAGACGGTGGCGAACCTTGCCGCCGAGATAGATGCCCACCGCGACGGGCACGACGCCCGCGAGCGACGACTTTAATATGCCGGCCGAGAGAAAATCGAACCGGTCGAGGAAAATCAGCAGCACGAGCGTCGATATAGTAAAGCCGAGGTTGATCGCGCTTATGAGCAGCCTCCGGTCGAGGTCGAGCGCAATGAGATACGGGAGTATCGGCATCACCTGCGTGCCCGTAAAGCCGTTCAGGAACCCGTTCGCGAGCCCGACCGGGATCGTAATGCGCCGCTCGACGTCGCGGCCGATCGTAAACTCGATGCGGAAGAGGAGGAATATCGAATACGCGATCGAAACCGCGCCGAGAACCGTCTTCGCAGGCGTGTTGCCCGCGTGATGCAGCAGCGATATGCCCGCGTAAAGCCCCGGGAGCGCGGACAGGTACAGCAGCCAGAACCGGTGCATGCTCTCCGTGAAACGCTTCGTCTCGACGATGAGCATGACGTTCGACAGAAGCGACGGCAATATGACGAGCGGTATGGCGGTGCGAATGTCGACGAAGCTGGATATCACCGGCAGACAGAGGCTGACGAAGCCGAGCCCCGTAGCGCCCTTGATGAACGCCGCGACGAAAAAGGACACATAGACGATGACGAGAATCTTCGTTTCCATTGCTGCCCGCGCGGTGATGAGAATATATAACGCGAAACGGCAAATGCCAAACGGGCGGCACGCGGCCACAACTCCACCCTTCCGTCATTCTGAATTTATTTCAGAATCTCGTATTGCCTTTTCAGTTAAAGGGTTTGTACAGGCAGTGAGATTGAATCTAATTGAGCAGCACCCTACACCCTCATCCCAATCTGTAATATTGCAAGCCGCCCGCGCGGCGCAGCAATACCCCTCCGGGCCGTGCGGACTGTGTCCGCAGACAATCGAAGTGGCAGCGCATTTCTATTACCACCTTTCGCGCTTCAGATGCTTCTAACCTCCGAAGGTGCTACGTCGAAAGACACACATACGTGTGTACTTTTGGTCAGTCAAAAGTAGAAAACACTTGCACCGCCACTATCAGCTACTACAGAACGTCCCCCTCCAGGCCGCCACACTCGCAGCCTCCACCAGCTTTCGAAGTAGCAGCGCATGGCTATTACCACCAGCCGCGCTCCAGGTGGTTTCAGCACCCCCCGCGCTACGACCATACCGCCCCAACCACCTTAATTCATCTCTCCCGGAAACCACTATCAGAAACACTATTAAGAAAGAAACCAAACCGGCAAAAGCATCCGGCCCGGCTCAGAGCCAATCGTCGGTCTTCTTTTTGACGCTCTTCTTTTTCTTCTTGCCCTTGTCCTTGTAACGCTCCTGCGATTCAATTATGATGTCGAGCGCCGCGTCCTTGTTCCTCCATCCCTCGACGACGACGTCCTTCTTCTCGAGCGTCTTGTACGACGCAAAAAAGTGCTCGATCTCCCTCAGAAGATGCGGCGGTATCTCCGTCAGCTTCTCGATGTGGTTCCAGTGCGGGTCAGCGATCGGCACACACAGTATCTTCTCGTCCGGGCCCTTTTCGTCCCCCATTACGAACATCCCGATCGGGCGCGATTCGATTATGCATCCCGGGAACGTCGGCTCCCACAACAGCACGAGCGCATCCAGCGGGTCGCCGTCCCCCGCCAGGGTGTCCTCGATAAAACCATAGTCGCTCGGATAATGAACCGACGAATAAAGCAGCCTGTCGAATTTTATCCTCTTCTTGGTCTTGTCGAACTCGTACTTGTTCCTCGACCCCTTGGTAATCTCGACCATCACACTGACGGTCATTGTATCCTTGGCCATTTATCCTGCTCCAAATCTAATGGATTTAAAATAACGAACAGTATACAACGAATTCCGCCGCCCATGAATTCCGCCCCCCGATATTTTTCGCATCCGGCGGACCGCGCCCGCAGGATTATGTCCGCCGACAATCGAAGTAGAGCGCATTGCTATTGCCACCTGCCGCGCTTCACGTGGTTATAGTCTCGGAACATCCTACGTCGTAAATCACACGTCGTGTGTCTCGAACAACGATTCCGAGCGAGCGAGGAACCCTCTCCCATCTGTCATTCCCTAATGCTTGTATAGGGAATCCAGTCTTTGCTTTTGCCTTTCCCCCTTGGAAAAAGGCCTGTCGCGGGGCGAATGTCGGGGCGGCTCGTCCGACGAAGCCTTTTTCATCGGTCAGAGCTTTAGCGGAGTCCGAGGCGAAGTCGGAAGCCTCAGCAGAGCCTGAAAGCCCTGCCAAAGCCGGAGTGTCGGGGGGATTTCAGCCTTAGCCTTTCTATTCTTTCTCCTTTCCTCCACCTGCTTCCCCCTGTCAAAATCACCGCGATTTACCAGCCATCCCCGCCCGCCTCTCGACCGGCTTCTCAACACACCCTTTATGTATATCTAATAATAGCAGCGACATAGACCGCCGCCAGTGCTATATCACACACCTGTCCGCTATCCTGTCAGATATCCCCGGAATCTCATACCCTTCCTTAGCTAGACGCTGCAACCCACTGTCCGGCCTTGCCCGGCCAATTCTCCTGTCCAATCCGCAGACAGGTCCCGCCTGCGCCTGTCAGCGTCCGGTCAATCGGCCGGGTAAAAACGGCGGAGCTCCGCCGCGAGAATAACAAACTGGATTCCTGAAAACGGAACGCCGGTTACTTCCCGGCGTCGTCTTTCGACTCGGGGAAAAGGTCGCCCTTGATGAGATTTATGCCGTCCAGAAGGTACTTTATCTCCTTCATGGTAATGGAGGTCGGTATCTGTATGGTCGCCACCTCGCCGCTCCCCAGGGTAAGGTCTAGCCGCCTGAGCGCGGCCGAAGCGGGGGTGTTGTTCTGCTCGTGGATCATCACGTCTATGATCTCGGTGCCGTTTTCCTCGCCGTATGTGACGTTCTCCGGTAAAATCTTGGCGAAATTGATGGTAGATTTAAGGTTCTGTATAAACGTCCTGGCGCCGTTCTTCGTGAACTTCGTGTTCGCGAAGCTGTTCTGCCAGACGAGGTCCCTCTCGAGGACGTCGTTGCTCGGGAGCCCCTTCTGCTTGTAATGCTGCCATACCTCGTTAAATATCTTCGGCTCGAGCGCCGCCGCGCGAAGCAGCTTCCGCCTGTCCGGCGCGTTCTCGAGGATGCGGTATCCCCTGTCCGAAACGGCCACGCGGCGGTTCTCGCCCTTGCCGGTCGAATCTATCAAACCGTAATAAGTTAGCGCCGCAATCAACTGGCGCACATAACTATTATATTTCGGGAGTCCCCATCTGCCGACGAGTATGCTCACGGGTATAGGCGCCCGCTTGTCAATGGAGTAAATCTTCCCCGTCAGCTCAAGGGCCTTTTCGAGGTCTATACAGGGATAGTTGGGGCTCCGCTTCTTTGTCTTCCCCGCAGCCACGCCGCCCGTCGGAGACTTATACTTCGACTCACGGTCCTCTTCTGTCATACTGCACGCTCTCCCCTCTTATTTATCACCTCATAATATAAACTGCCTGATTGAGAAATCAAGCAGGGCTGACAGATAAATTAACAGGTTATACGTGTTGACAATAATCTGTCAATTATGTATTATGCTAGTAATTTCACTAGCCAGGAGGATGCAAAGATGAGAAAATAGACCCCCGTCATCCAATCGCAATCAGGGTTGTCGTTGCATGACGGGTCATTATAAAAGCAGATGGGGTTATGGGCGGCCCGCCGTAGCCTTACACTCTGCAAGACAACCATATGTTCAGTCTATTATTTCATTTTTGGGAGTGTTTGCAGTAAAAATCAATTTTAAAGGAGAACACGAATGGCTACGAAAAAAACGACGACAAAAAAGGCCGTAAAGAAACCGGCGAAGAAGACGGTAAAGAAAGCGGTAAAGAGAGACGCGATGGCGACGCAGGCCGTAAAGAAGGCGGCTGTTAAGAAAGCTGCGCCGAAGAAGACGACGGCCAAGGCCGCGCCGAAGAAGGCAGCGACAGCCAAGAAGGCGGCAGCGCCAAAGAAAGCAGCGCCAAAGAAAGCGGCTCCGAAGAAGGCCACACCGAAAAAGGCGACCACGGCCAAGAAGACGACCGCCAAGGCTGCGCCGAAAAAGACCACGGCCAAGAAAGCAGCCCCGAAGAAAGCGGCCGCCACGAAGAAAGCTGCACCGAAGAAGGCGACCACGGCTAAGAAGACCACCGCCAAGGCTGCGCCGAAGAAAGCCGCGCCGAAAAAGGCAGCGACGGCAAAAAAGGCAGCCCCAAAAAAGGCGTCTACGACAAGGAAATAAGCTTTGATCCGGGGGGGCGCTGATTAATCGCGCCCCTTTAAAGAATGTCCCCCTCGGGCCGGGGTGACCTTCACATCATGTGATAGAATTCGTCAACCCTCTCGATCTGCGGGAGTGTCGGGCGTATGAATTTTCTGACCTTTCTTATCTTTTCCCACGCTTCCAGAGGCTTGTATCCCCGGCTGACGAAATAGGCGGCCGCCATGGTGGCGCTCCGTCCTATCCC encodes:
- a CDS encoding sulfite exporter TauE/SafE family protein — translated: METKILVIVYVSFFVAAFIKGATGLGFVSLCLPVISSFVDIRTAIPLVILPSLLSNVMLIVETKRFTESMHRFWLLYLSALPGLYAGISLLHHAGNTPAKTVLGAVSIAYSIFLLFRIEFTIGRDVERRITIPVGLANGFLNGFTGTQVMPILPYLIALDLDRRLLISAINLGFTISTLVLLIFLDRFDFLSAGILKSSLAGVVPVAVGIYLGGKVRHRLSDDRFRIAILLILMVIGINLIVTS
- a CDS encoding inorganic diphosphatase, with amino-acid sequence MAKDTMTVSVMVEITKGSRNKYEFDKTKKRIKFDRLLYSSVHYPSDYGFIEDTLAGDGDPLDALVLLWEPTFPGCIIESRPIGMFVMGDEKGPDEKILCVPIADPHWNHIEKLTEIPPHLLREIEHFFASYKTLEKKDVVVEGWRNKDAALDIIIESQERYKDKGKKKKKSVKKKTDDWL